A stretch of DNA from Brachyspira pilosicoli:
TATTAATAATTACAATGTTGATAAAACAAACACTTCAATACAAGCTATAGGCTATAAAGAATGTTATGATTATATAGTTAATAATGCTATGAGTTTAGATGAGCTTAAAGAATTAATAAAGAAAAACACACGCAACTTTGCCAAAAGACAGCTAACTTGGTTTAGAAAAGATGAAAAATTAGAAAACATAAAAAGAATAAAACCAACAGATATAGAAAATACCGCAAAAGAGATAATGGATTTTTATAAGCAATGAAAAAAATAATTTATAAATTGATAATAATTATATTAGGCTTATTTGCTGTAATTAGTGGACTCATAACAATAGACAAAAAAATAGATACAGAAACATTGTATTATTTTACCTATCAAAGCAATATTTTAGTGATAATTTATTTTATTATAGATATAGTGTATTTAATAAAAAAGCAAAAAACATTTATGCCAAGATTAAAAGGCACCATAACAATGTCTATCACAGTTACATTTTTAATATATCACTTTTTACTCAGCGGAGGCTACGAGAGCATAACAGATATTATAAGAAGCACAATACTTCATTATATAGTGCCAATTATGACTATAGTTGATTATATTTTATTTGACAAAAAAGGAATATATAAAAATATTGACCCTATACTATGGCTTATCATACCTCTCATTTACTTTTTGTTTATATTTATAAGAGCAAAACTTGGAGGCGAATTATCCAACGGAAGTTATTATCCGTACTTCTTTATAGATATAAACAAATACGGAGTAAAAACTGTATTAAAAAATGCATTCTTTATTACTATAGCTTTTACAATATTAGGATATATTGAACTTTTTATAGATAGAATAATATTAAAACTATCAAAAAAATAATAATCACATATTTTTTACTAATTCATTTATTTTTAATACATCTCTCCACAAATCTTCAACCTTATCAAGTTCAAATATAGTATTAGAATCTGAAAGACTTTCTTTAGGATTAGGATGCACTTCCATAAATACTCCGTCAATAGATAAAGCAACAGCAGATTTTAATAAAGCAGGGATAAACTCTCTAGCCCCTCCCGAAACACCATTAGCAGCAGAAGGCATCTGCAAAGAATGTGTAGCATCATAAACAACAGGAGCATAATCTTTCATTATTTCCATATTCTTCATATCAACAACTAAATTGCCGTATCCAAACATAGTACCCCTTTCACATAGTAAAAACCTTTTTTCTTCTATTGCATCGATACATTTATCTGCTATATACTTACAATCATATCCGCTTATAAACTGACCTTTTTTTACATTAATAGCCTTTTTAGTTTCGCAAGCAGCCCTAAGCATATCAGTCTGTCTGCATAAAAATGCAGGTATCTGAAGAAAATCAACATACTTAGCAGCAACTTCAGCCTCTGTAGGCACATGTATATCTGTGATAGTTAAAAGTCCAAGCTCTTTTCCTATGTTTTGTAATATCTCAAGCCCCTCTTTCATTCCTAATCCTCTATAAGAAGATAAAGAAGTTCTATTAGCTTTGTCATAACTTGCTTTAAATATTAATTGTATATTGAGTCTATCTTTTATCTCTTTTAATTTTTTAGCGATATTCATAGTCATCTCTTCACTTTCTATAACGCAAGGGCCTGCTATAAATATTAATTCTTTGTTTTTATTTGTAATGCCTTTATAATCAAAAGTCATATTTTTTAATCCTTTTTTTAAATTATATATAAATAATACATTAATAATAATTAAAGTCAATTATTAAATATATGAGTAGTAATTTTTATCATTTAGAGTTATTATATATTAAAAATTTTATATTTTGTAATTTTTTATTGTTCTTTTTCCCGCCGCAAAAAGAACCAAAAAGTGCAAGTAAATTGGAATAGTAAAATCATAATAATTATGCTTTATATATAAGATAAATTCTATATTTTCATTAAAAATTGGCGGGTAAAGCAATAGATAATATGAACTTTACTTTTGACAAAATATAATTATTTAGGTATTTAAATAACAAATAAACACAAGGACTTAACTAATATGGGACAAACTTCTGTAAAAGATATAATAAAAATAGCTAAAGAAACTAATTCAAAATATCTATTCAACGCCACTGATGAAAATAAAAACTTAGAAATATCCACAGACAGCAGAGAAGACTTTAATGAAAATAAATTGTTCTTAGCTATAAA
This window harbors:
- the kdsA gene encoding 3-deoxy-8-phosphooctulonate synthase; the protein is MTFDYKGITNKNKELIFIAGPCVIESEEMTMNIAKKLKEIKDRLNIQLIFKASYDKANRTSLSSYRGLGMKEGLEILQNIGKELGLLTITDIHVPTEAEVAAKYVDFLQIPAFLCRQTDMLRAACETKKAINVKKGQFISGYDCKYIADKCIDAIEEKRFLLCERGTMFGYGNLVVDMKNMEIMKDYAPVVYDATHSLQMPSAANGVSGGAREFIPALLKSAVALSIDGVFMEVHPNPKESLSDSNTIFELDKVEDLWRDVLKINELVKNM
- a CDS encoding Pr6Pr family membrane protein — protein: MKKIIYKLIIIILGLFAVISGLITIDKKIDTETLYYFTYQSNILVIIYFIIDIVYLIKKQKTFMPRLKGTITMSITVTFLIYHFLLSGGYESITDIIRSTILHYIVPIMTIVDYILFDKKGIYKNIDPILWLIIPLIYFLFIFIRAKLGGELSNGSYYPYFFIDINKYGVKTVLKNAFFITIAFTILGYIELFIDRIILKLSKK